One window from the genome of Pempheris klunzingeri isolate RE-2024b chromosome 7, fPemKlu1.hap1, whole genome shotgun sequence encodes:
- the LOC139203713 gene encoding ATP synthase subunit alpha, mitochondrial-like — MLSVRVAAALARSLPRRAGFVAKTVPAACVGVNHLHTHRPWLQKTGTAEVSSILEEKIMGADTSADLEETGRVLSIGDGIARVYGLRNVQAEEMVEFSSGLKGMSLNLEPDNVGVVVFGNDKLIKEGDIVKRTGAIVDVPVGEELLGRVVDALGNAIDGKGPLGSSIRRRVGLKAPGIIPRISVREPMQTGIKAVDSLVPIGRGQRELIIGDRQTGKTAIAIDTIINQKRFNEGTDEKKKLYCIYVAIGQKRSTVAQLVKRLTDADAMKYTIVVSATASDAAPLQYLAPYSGCSMGEYFRDNGKHALIIYDDLSKQAVAYRQMSLLLRRPPGREAYPGDVFYLHSRLLERAAKMNDNFGGGSLTALPVIETQAGDVSAYIPTNVISITDGQIFLETELFYKGIRPAINVGLSVSRVGSAAQTRAMKQVAGTMKLELAQYREVAAFAQFGSDLDAATQQLLNRGVRLTELLKQGQYSPMAIEEQVTVIYAGVRGHLDKMEPSKITRFEKAFLQHILSQHQDLLAAIKADGKISEASDAKLKQIVLTFLSSFE; from the exons ATGTTATCCGTGAGAGTTGCAGCAGCTTTGGCCAGAAGCCTGCCCAGAAGGGCTGGATTT GTGGCTAAGACTGTACCGGCCGCCTGCGTTGGGGTCaaccacctccacacacacagaccatggCTGCAGAAGACAG GCACAGCCGAAGTGTCCTCAATCCTGGAGGAGAAGATCATGGGAGCTGACACCTCTGCAGACCTGGAGGAGACGGGACGTGTGCTGTCCATTGGTGACGGTATTGCCAGAGTGTACGGGCTGAGGAATGTCCAGGCTGAAGAGATGGTGGAATTCTCCTCTGGACTGAAG GGCATGTCTCTTAACTTGGAGCCTGACAACGTTGGTGTTGTGGTGTTCGGTAATGACAAGCTGATCAAGGAGGGTGACATCGTGAAGAGGACTGGTGCCATTGTGGACGTCCCCGTTGGTGAGGAGCTGCTCGGCCGTGTGGTGGACGCTCTGGGAAATGCCATCGATGGAAAG ggtCCCCTGGGCTCCAGCATCCGTCGTCGTGTTGGTCTGAAGGCCCCTGGTATCATCCCCCGTATCTCTGTGAGGGAGCCCATGCAGACTGGAATCAAAGCTGTGGACAGCCTGGTGCCCATTGGCAGAGGCCAGCGTGAGCTGATCATTGGTGACAGGCAGACTGG CAAAACCGCCATTGCCATCGACACAATCATCAACCAGAAGCGCTTTAACGAAGGCACtgatgagaagaagaagctgtACTGCATCTATGTCGCCATCGGACAGAAGAGGTCCACTGTGGCTCAGCTGGTGAAGAGGCTGACTGATGCTGATGCCATGAAGTACACCATTGTGGTTTCTGCCACCGCCTCTGATGCTGCTCCCCTGCAGTACCTGGCCCCATACTCTGGCTGCTCCATGGGAGAGTACTTCAGAGACAATGGAAAGCACGCCCTGATCATCTATGATGATCTGTCCAAGCAG gctgtgGCCTACCGCCAGATGTCCCTGCTGCTGCGTCGTCCCCCCGGTCGTGAGGCTTACCCTGGTGATGTGTTCTACCTGCACTCCCGTCTGCTGGAGAGAGCCGCCAAGATGAACGACAACTTCGGTGGCGGCTCCCTCACTGCCCTGCCCGTCATTGAGACCCAGGCCGGTGATGTGTCTGCCTACATCCCCACCAACGTCATCTCCATCACAGACGGACAG ATCTTCTTGGAGACTGAGCTGTTCTACAAGGGTATCCGCCCAGCTATCAATGtgggtctgtctgtgtccagAGTGGGCTCTGCTGCCCAGACCAGAGCCATGAAGCAG GTGGCCGGTACCATGAAGCTGGAGCTGGCTCAGTACCGTGAGGTCGCTGCCTTCGCCCAGTTCGGCTCTGACCTGGACGCTGCCACCCAGCAGCTCCTTAACAGGGGTGTCAGGCTCACTGAATTGCTGAAGCAGGGGCAGTACT CTCCCATGGCCATTGAGGAGCAGGTAACAGTCATCTACGCTGGTGTCAGAGGTCACTTGGACAAGATGGAGCCCAGCAAGATCACAAGGTTTGAGAAGGCCTTCCTGCAGCACATCCTCAGCCAGCACCAGGACCTGCTCGCCGCAATCAA GGCTGACGGCAAGATCTCAGAGGCATCAGATGCTAAACTGAAGCAGATTGTATTGACCTTCCTGTCCAGTTTTGAGTAA